Proteins encoded together in one Mycoplasma miroungirhinis window:
- a CDS encoding dihydrolipoyl dehydrogenase, which produces MNKYDIVIIGAGPGGYTLAAMLAKHSKKVAIVEKKHFGGTCINEGCISTKTLIKSAKVFEELQQANKYGFREQKLSIDFDAIQDRRLKNKQLLNTKIENLLTESGVKIYFDNATVIDEHTIQLQDQKIQFDKLVIATGAKSRELNIKGFKEAAQKGLLINSTQALNLKQLPKTLNIIGSGPISLEFAYFYATLGTKVKIFEARSFMGNYDKDLQDSIREYLQDHNIELYENVELIEFDNDALVVKIDNKKQILYAEKTLLAVGRVANVESVSTLNLELTKSGAIAVNEKMQTSIKHIYALGDVTGLMQLSSVAYKTADIITEQLLGLESETLNTNLVAWSVYINPEFSGVGLNETQLKAKGMEYNVIKFPTSALPRTLADGLNTKNGFVKFLLDKHTNQILGAFMWLEGSHLIINQIAQAMQNKISFDQLEKSVYTHPTIAEVIYYATRNFVFSKK; this is translated from the coding sequence ATGAATAAATATGACATAGTAATTATAGGTGCTGGTCCAGGAGGTTATACCCTTGCAGCAATGTTAGCAAAACATTCCAAAAAAGTTGCCATTGTTGAAAAAAAACATTTTGGTGGAACATGTATTAATGAAGGTTGTATTTCTACAAAAACATTAATTAAATCAGCAAAAGTTTTTGAAGAATTACAGCAAGCAAATAAATATGGTTTTAGAGAACAAAAATTAAGTATAGATTTTGATGCTATTCAAGATAGAAGACTGAAAAATAAACAACTTTTAAACACAAAAATTGAAAATTTATTAACTGAATCAGGTGTAAAAATTTATTTTGATAATGCAACAGTTATTGATGAACATACAATTCAACTTCAAGATCAAAAAATTCAATTTGATAAATTAGTAATTGCAACAGGAGCTAAAAGCCGAGAACTAAATATTAAAGGTTTCAAAGAAGCTGCTCAAAAAGGTTTATTAATAAATTCTACTCAAGCTTTAAATTTAAAGCAACTACCTAAAACATTAAATATCATCGGATCAGGACCAATTTCATTAGAATTTGCTTATTTTTATGCAACTTTAGGAACAAAAGTTAAAATTTTTGAAGCAAGATCATTTATGGGAAATTATGACAAAGATTTACAAGATAGCATTAGAGAATATTTACAAGACCATAATATTGAATTGTATGAAAATGTAGAATTAATAGAATTTGATAATGATGCTTTAGTTGTTAAAATTGATAATAAGAAACAAATATTATATGCAGAAAAAACACTTTTAGCGGTAGGTAGAGTTGCAAATGTTGAATCTGTTAGCACACTTAATTTAGAACTAACTAAATCAGGTGCAATTGCTGTAAATGAAAAAATGCAAACATCTATAAAACATATTTATGCATTAGGTGATGTAACTGGATTAATGCAACTTTCATCTGTTGCATATAAAACAGCTGATATTATTACAGAACAATTATTAGGTTTAGAATCTGAAACATTAAATACTAATTTAGTTGCTTGGTCTGTTTATATTAATCCTGAATTTAGTGGTGTTGGTTTAAATGAAACACAACTAAAAGCAAAAGGAATGGAATATAATGTAATTAAATTTCCAACATCTGCATTACCTCGAACTCTTGCTGATGGATTGAATACAAAAAATGGTTTTGTGAAGTTTTTATTAGATAAACATACAAATCAAATTTTGGGTGCTTTTATGTGATTAGAAGGTTCTCACTTAATTATTAATCAAATAGCACAAGCAATGCAAAATAAAATTAGTTTTGATCAGTTAGAAAAAAGTGTTTATACACATCCAACTATTGCTGAAGTAATTTATTATGCAACTAGAAACTTTGTGTTTTCTAAAAAATAA
- a CDS encoding HAD family hydrolase: MLTGDNQNVAKYVSDKLGLDGYFANVLPHQKEQKIRQLQNNKNVFVMVGDGIMMHLH; encoded by the coding sequence ATGTTAACTGGAGACAATCAAAATGTTGCAAAATATGTTAGCGATAAATTAGGTTTAGATGGTTATTTTGCAAATGTTTTACCTCATCAAAAAGAACAAAAAATTAGACAATTACAAAATAATAAAAACGTATTTGTAATGGTTGGAGATGGTATTATGATGCACCTGCATTAG
- the metK gene encoding methionine adenosyltransferase, whose amino-acid sequence MSNFNYKSFTAESVGAGHPDKICDQISDAILDSILKKDKNARVACEVFATNRMIVIGGEISTTAYVDVVKVAWKVLKRLDYKETDFSIVSAINSQSPDIALGVDQKDNEIGAGDQGIVYGYAINETSQYIPLSLAISHELVKEAEYLRKTRKITEIKSDMKSQVTCILDNHNKFQVQKVLMSIQHFKNVNLENLKSKIKKMVIDPVLKKFNQDINVEFLFNPTGRFIIGGPVGDTGLTGRKIIVDTYGGRAHHGGGAFSGKDYTKIDRSAAYMARYIAKNIVAANWADEIEIQISYAIGRPKPQSIAITTFNSAKIDENLILKAINENFDLSVKGIINTLDLKNVSYLKTATYGHFGRDDENFNWEKLDKVDQLKAWLLEQ is encoded by the coding sequence ATGTCAAATTTTAATTATAAAAGTTTTACAGCAGAAAGTGTAGGTGCAGGACATCCTGATAAAATTTGTGACCAAATTTCTGATGCTATTTTAGATTCAATTCTAAAAAAAGATAAAAATGCAAGAGTTGCTTGTGAAGTGTTTGCAACCAACAGAATGATTGTAATAGGAGGTGAAATTTCTACTACAGCTTATGTTGATGTGGTGAAAGTGGCTTGAAAAGTTTTAAAAAGATTAGATTATAAAGAAACAGATTTTAGTATTGTTAGTGCAATTAATTCTCAAAGTCCAGATATTGCTTTAGGTGTTGATCAAAAAGATAATGAAATAGGTGCTGGAGATCAAGGGATAGTTTATGGTTATGCAATAAACGAAACTTCACAATATATTCCTTTAAGTTTAGCAATTAGTCATGAATTAGTAAAAGAAGCTGAATATTTAAGAAAAACAAGAAAAATTACTGAAATTAAAAGTGATATGAAAAGTCAAGTTACTTGCATTTTAGATAATCATAATAAATTTCAAGTACAAAAAGTTTTAATGAGTATTCAACATTTTAAAAATGTTAATTTAGAAAATTTAAAATCAAAAATTAAAAAAATGGTAATTGATCCTGTTTTAAAGAAATTTAATCAAGATATAAATGTTGAGTTTTTATTTAATCCTACTGGACGTTTTATAATCGGTGGCCCTGTTGGTGATACTGGTTTAACTGGAAGAAAAATTATTGTAGATACTTATGGTGGTAGAGCTCATCATGGTGGTGGAGCTTTTAGTGGTAAGGATTATACTAAAATCGATCGTTCAGCAGCTTATATGGCTAGATATATTGCAAAAAACATAGTAGCTGCTAATTGAGCTGATGAAATTGAAATTCAAATTTCATATGCAATCGGACGTCCAAAACCACAAAGTATTGCCATTACAACTTTTAATTCTGCTAAAATTGATGAAAATTTAATTTTAAAAGCTATTAATGAAAATTTTGATTTATCAGTTAAAGGTATAATAAATACATTAGATTTAAAAAATGTTTCATATCTAAAAACTGCAACCTATGGACATTTTGGTCGAGATGATGAAAATTTTAATTGAGAAAAATTAGATAAAGTAGACCAATTAAAAGCTTGACTTTTAGAACAATAA